One window of the Cryptomeria japonica chromosome 7, Sugi_1.0, whole genome shotgun sequence genome contains the following:
- the LOC131078501 gene encoding putative multidrug resistance protein — translation MCFSEAFCWARTAERQASRIRRKYLMAVLRQEVAFFDTAGVDTAEVVNSISNDTLIIQDVLSEKVPIFIMNLTTFLSCYGAAFYLQWKLALVTLPFITLMIIPGVLYGRKLMAIGGKMLAEHNKASSIADQALSAVRTVYSFVAEEKVMAKFSSALEGTVKLGIKQGLAKGLTMGAIGVNFAIWGFITWYGSTLVLHHGVSPGKILGTGYALILGALALGTALPNIKYFSEASTAAFQIFEMIHRVPEINWEDTNGKVLEKVSGEIELRGVEFIYPSRPDTVILSNFNLIIPAGKTVALVGGSGSGKSTVISLIERFYDPLKGEILLDGENIQNLQLKWLRTQIGLVSQEPALFATSIYENLLFGKEDATMDDVVNAAKDSNAHDFISQLPDGYHTQVGERGVQMSGGQKQRIAIARAILKRPQILLLDEATSALDTESEKIVQEALDKASMDRTTVVVAHRLSTIRNADKIAVVQNGAVIEAGKHEELIHKPNGAYAALVQLQQVNPNHGQMQRSDSVSISAASILLSSRSRQSSWKGSYRSRSRRTVPEQENKDEEENNQMKNEEMKAPPPSFRRLLALNAPEWKQALMGCAGAIGNGALQPAYAFTLGSIISVLFLKDEDEMKRKVKIYCAIFVCLSLWSCVVSFLQHYNFAAMGELLTRRIRLMMLGKLLTFEIGWFDLDENSSGALCSMLGKEANVVRSLVADRVSLLTEALSGVGVACILGLVIAWRLAIVIIALQPLIITCYYTRKVLLRNIAKKSVEYQEEGCLVAAESVVNHRTITALCSQDRILRLFDSKQEVPHREISKDSWYAGLGLAASQALTILNWAMDLWYGGKLVSQGIITKVDLFRTILILIRAGRIIADAGSMTSDLARGADTVESLFEILDKNTLICPDDPEGIKTQKLEGNVDLENVDFAYPARPNIIIFQNFFLNIKAGSSMALVGQSGCGKSTIIGLIERFYDPLKGRVKLDGKDIRSYNLRSLRQHIALVGQEPTLFAGSIRENIAYGKDDATEAEVIEAAKAANAHEFISCLQDGYDTNTGERGVQLSGGQKQRIAIARAIIKNPSILLLDEATSALDAQSEKVVQEALDGVMVGRTSVIVAHRLTTIQNSDCIAVIEKGRIVEQGSHSRLLSKGEGGAYFSLVKIQQQNHSPLL, via the exons ATGTGTTTTTCAGAGGCTTTTTGCTGGGCAAGGACTGCAGAAAGGCAAGCTTCTCGCATTCGTAGAAAGTATCTGATGGCTGTCCTGAGGCAGGAGGTTGCATTTTTCGACACTGCAGGCGTTGATACGGCTGAGGTTGTCAACAGCATCTCCAATGATACACTCATCATACAAGATGTTTTGAGTGAAAAG GTCCCCATTTTCATCATGAATTTGACTACGTTCTTGAGCTGCTACGGTGCTGCCTTCTATTTGCAATGGAAGCTTGCTTTGGTGACTTTACCCTTCATTACATTAATGATAATACCAGGAGTGCTTTACGGGCGAAAGTTGATGGCCATTGGTGGGAAGATGCTTGCAGAGCATAACAAAGCCAGCAGCATTGCCGACCAAGCTCTTTCCGCAGTCAGAACTGTGTATTCCTTTGTTGCTGAAGAGAAAGTTATGGCCAAGTTCTCATCTGCCCTAGAAGGAACTGTAAAGCTTGGGATTAAACAGGGCCTGGCAAAAGGCCTGACTATGGGTGCCATTGGTGTCAATTTCGCTATATGGGGTTTCATTACATGGTATGGAAGCACACTTGTCCTGCACCATGGAGTTTCACCAGGAAAGATTCTTGGAACGGGATATGCTCTCATCCTAGGTGCCCT GGCTTTGGGGACAGCATTGCCAAACATCAAGTACTTTTCTGAAGCATCCACCGCGgcatttcaaatatttgaaatgaTTCACAGAGTTCCAGAGATCAATTGGGAGGATACAAATGGAAAAGTATTGGAAAAAGTCTCAGGAGAAATCGAATTAAGAGGTGTGGAGTTCATATATCCTTCCCGGCCAGACACCGTAATTTTGAGCAATTTCAATCTCATAATTCCAGCAGGGAAAACCGTGGCTCTAGTTGGTGGCAGTGGTTCAGGAAAATCTACGGTCATTTCGTTAATAGAACGCTTCTATGATCCCCTCAAAGGAGAAATTCTTCTGGATGGAGAGAACATTCAAAACCTTCAGCTCAAATGGTTGAGAACCCAAATTGGGCTCGTTAGTCAAGAGCCTGCACTTTTTGCTACCTCTATCTATGAAAACCTCCTGTTTGGTAAAGAGGACGCCACCATGGATGATGTTGTGAATGCAGCGAAAGACTCGAATGCTCACGACTTCATCAGCCAACTTCCAGATGGTTATCATACTCAA GTGGGTGAGCGGGGGGTGCAGATGTCCGGGGGCCAAAAGCAACGAATAGCAATAGCAAGAGCAATTCTGAAACGTCCTCAAATCCTACTCTTAGATGAGGCCACAAGTGCATTAGATACAGAATCAGAAAAAATAGTTCAGGAGGCCCTTGACAAGGCTTCCATGGACCGCACAACAGTGGTTGTAGCACATCGTCTCTCCACCATACGCAATGCAGATAAAATAGCAGTGGTTCAAAACGGTGCAGTGATTGAAGCTGGCAAACACGAAGAACTCATTCATAAGCCTAATGGAGCTTACGCAGCTCTGGTGCAATTGCAGCAAGTGAACCCAAACCATGGGCAAATGCAAAGAAGTGATTCTGTGAGTATTTCTGCAGCTAGTATTTTATTATCTAGCAGAAGCAGACAGAGCTCCTGGAAAGGATCATACCGAAGTAGATCAAGGCGTACAGTTCCAGAGCAAGAAAACAAGGACGAAGAAGAAAACAATCAGATGAAAAACGAGGAGATGAAAGCTCCTCCTCCTTCGTTCAGGAGACTGTTGGCGCTGAATGCTCCAGAATGGAAGCAGGCTCTTATGGGCTGTGCAGGGGCCATTGGTAACGGAGCTTTGCAGCCTGCCTATGCTTTTACATTGGGCTCCATTATAAGCGTCCTGTTCTTAAAAGACGAAGACGAGATGAAGCGAAAGGTGAAGATTTATTGCGCCATTTTTGTGTGTTTATCTCTCTGGTCTTGTGTGGTGAGCTTTCTTCAGCATTATAACTTTGCCGCCATGGGGGAGTTGCTGACCAGAAGGATTCGGCTCATGATGTTGGGTAAACTtttaacttttgaaattggatggtTTGACCTGGACGAGAATTCAAGCGGAGCCCTGTGTTCGATGCTAGGAAAGGAAGCTAATGTG GTGAGGTCTCTGGTGGCCGATCGAGTATCTCTGTTAACTGAAGCTCTGTCTGGAGTGGGCGTTGCCTGCATACTTGGCCTTGTCATAGCATGGCGTCTCGCTATTGTAATAATTGCATTACAACCTCTCATAATAACATGCTACTATACGAGAAAAGTTCTTCTCCGGAACATTGCCAAAAAGTCGGTCGAATACCAAGAGGAAGGCTGCCTGGTAGCTGCAGAATCAGTGGTAAACCACAGAACCATAACTGCTCTCTGTTCACAGGACAGAATTCTCCGCTTATTTGATTCTAAACAGGAAGTTCCTCACAGAGAAATCAGTAAGGATTCGTGGTATGCAGGATTGGGCCTGGCAGCCTCTCAGGCTCTTACCATATTGAATTGGGCAATGGATCTCTGGTACGGAGGAAAGTTGGTTAGCCAAGGAATCATTACAAAAGTGGATCTGTTCAGAACCATTTTAATTTTGATAAGAGCGGGTAGAATAATAGCAGATGCAGGGAGTATGACTTCAGATCTTGCCAGGGGAGCTGATACCGTGGAGTCCCTGTTTGAAATTCTTGACAAAAACACACTTATATGTCCAGATGATCCAGAGGGCATTAAAACTCAAAAACTGGAAGGTAATGTGGACTTGGAAAACGTCGATTTCGCTTATCCAGCTCGTCCCAATATCATTATTTTCCAGAATTTTTTCCTGAACATTAAGGCCGGAAGTAGCATGGCTCTGGTAGGACAGAGTGGGTGTGGAAAGTCTACTATCATTGGATTGATCGAGAGGTTCTATGATCCACTAAAAGGAAGGGTGAAATTAGATGGAAAGGACATCAGGAGTTACAATCTGAGATCTCTAAGACAACATATAGCTTTGGTTGGGCAGGAGCCTACATTATTTGCTGGGAGTATTCGTGAGAACATTGCATATGGTAAAGATGATGCAACTGAAGCAGAGGTGATCGAAGCTGCCAAGGCTGCAAATGCCCACGAATTCATCTC ATGTTTACAGGATGGATATGATACAAACACAGGGGAGAGAGGTGTGCAATTGTCAGGAGGGCAGAAGCAGAGAATTGCCATAGCCAGGGCGATCATCAAGAATCCAAGCATCCTGCTTTTAGATGAGGCCACCAGTGCACTGGATGCCCAGTCTGAGAAGGTGGTTCAAGAGGCCCTAGACGGAGTCATGGTGGGAAGAACAAGTGTCATTGTAGCCCATAGGTTGACTACCATCCAGAATTCTGATTGCATAGCAGTAATTGAGAAGGGAAGAATTGTGGAGCAAGGAAGTCATTCTCGGTTGCTAAGCAAAGGCGAAGGAGGTGCTTATTTTTCTCTTGTGAAGATTCAACAGCAAAATCACTCTCCCTTGCTCTGA